CTTGTTATGATCACCCAGGGCGTAGCGCCGTCGATGATCGCGGCCTCTTCGATCTCGACCGGCAGGTCACGCATGAACGTCGTCAGTACCCATACGGTGAATGGCAGCGTGAAGATCATGTAGGAAAAGATCAGCCCGCCGAGTGTGTTATAGAGACCCAGAAGCCGGATGATTTCGAACAGACCTGCGAGAACGGCTATCTGCGGGAACATGGAAACTGACAGAATCGTCAAGAGTAACAATGAGCGCCCGCGAAATCGAACCCTGGACAAAGCAAAAGCCGCCGTCACCGCCATCAGCAGGGAGAGGGTCACGACGCATGCCGATACAATGATGGAATTCAACAGGTTGCGGGCAAAACTTCCCGAAGCGATAACGTTCACATAATTCGCTACGGAGAATGAAGTCGGCCAATATTCGATCGTGAAAATCGCACTACCGGTTCTAAAACTTGTGATGATCGCGTAGTAAAACGGGAAAACTGCGCAAACAACGATCACAGCGACAAGCGCATAGAACGCTGTGTTCTTGATGATGGACATCGGCATCAGCGCTCTCCTCCGTCCAGCTTCACACGGCCGATCCAGATCGCCAGAATAGTCATGAGCGCTATAACCAGAAATAACAGCGTCGACTGGGCCGAGCCGTAGGCGAATTTATCGAAGTCGATCAGATTTTCGCGCGCCAGAACCGACATGGTCTTGGTCTGGGCACTGTTTGGCGTCAGCACATAGATCAGGTCGAAGATCCGCATGGCGTCGAGCAGCCGGAAAATGATCGCCACCATGAGCGCTGGCTTCACCAGCGGCAACGTGATCCGAAAGAATTGTTTGACGGGATGAGCACCATCAATACGCGCCGCTTCATAAATATCGCCGGGGATCATCTGCAGGCCCGCAAGGATCAAAAGCGCCATGAACGGTGTCGTTTTCCACACATCGACGATCAGCACGGCGATCATTGCGGTATCGGAACTTGCGGTCCAGGCAATCGGATGGTCGATCAGCCCCACGCGCATAAAGAGGTCGTTGAGGATGCCGAACTGATCATTCAGCATCCATCCCCACATGCGCGCCGACACGATGGTCGGGATCGCCCAAGGGATCAGTATTGCCGCACGCACAAGGCCCCTGCCCTTGAATTCGGCATTAAGGACGAGCGCTATGATCATTCCAAAAATGGCCTCGAGTGACACCGAGATAACGCTGAAGCGAACCGTGTTCCACACAGCGTTCCACCAGGCCGGATCGACCAGCAGTCCGGAATAAATCGTCCGCCCGCTTTTGAGCTGTATCCACGAAAGATAATTCTTGAAACCCACCCACTTGGCCGCATCGATGTTGGTCAGCGAGGCATCAGTAAAGGAAAAATAAATCGTACGGATCAGCGGCCAGCCTGCAACAACCGCCAAAGCCAAAATCATGGGAAGAAGAAACAATCGCGCGGAGCGCGAGCGCTGACGCAAGAGTTCCGAACGCACAGTGGGAGACGCTGTCATCAAATTTCCGCCCGTGATGATTGCATTCAGGGTCGATCAGCCTATCTGTGCGAATGACGTAAATCCTTCGCACCATGCCGTTGACTGGCAGGCTACCAGCTACCTCCCTGAAGTTCCGTCAGCTTGGCTTCCAGAAG
This is a stretch of genomic DNA from Phyllobacterium zundukense. It encodes these proteins:
- a CDS encoding carbohydrate ABC transporter permease; its protein translation is MPMSIIKNTAFYALVAVIVVCAVFPFYYAIITSFRTGSAIFTIEYWPTSFSVANYVNVIASGSFARNLLNSIIVSACVVTLSLLMAVTAAFALSRVRFRGRSLLLLTILSVSMFPQIAVLAGLFEIIRLLGLYNTLGGLIFSYMIFTLPFTVWVLTTFMRDLPVEIEEAAIIDGATPWVIITRVFLPLMWPALVTTGLLAFIAAWNEFLFALTFTSSTETRTVPVTIALFTGSSAHEVPWGIVMAASVIVTVPLVVLVLIFQRKIISGLTAGGVKG
- a CDS encoding carbohydrate ABC transporter permease; protein product: MTASPTVRSELLRQRSRSARLFLLPMILALAVVAGWPLIRTIYFSFTDASLTNIDAAKWVGFKNYLSWIQLKSGRTIYSGLLVDPAWWNAVWNTVRFSVISVSLEAIFGMIIALVLNAEFKGRGLVRAAILIPWAIPTIVSARMWGWMLNDQFGILNDLFMRVGLIDHPIAWTASSDTAMIAVLIVDVWKTTPFMALLILAGLQMIPGDIYEAARIDGAHPVKQFFRITLPLVKPALMVAIIFRLLDAMRIFDLIYVLTPNSAQTKTMSVLARENLIDFDKFAYGSAQSTLLFLVIALMTILAIWIGRVKLDGGER